The Pelorhabdus rhamnosifermentans genome includes the window ATATAATTCGGGGAATAAAGTCCCCTTCATCAAAGCTTCAGCAGGACTAAAAGCTTTTTTGTAATATTGCCAAGGTGTATAAGAATGAGCTAATAACCGCACCTTACCTTGTAACGGGGGCTCACTAAATTCTTCATTCATGCAAAATTCTCCCATCCTCGTTTCAGCCACACAAATAACCTCCTTTGTTTACTAGCCTTACTCCTTGCTTTATTTTATGTGAAGGACGAAATAAGTGTCCCTGCGCAGACTATTTTCACATAATATTTTTCA containing:
- a CDS encoding spore coat associated protein CotJA encodes the protein MAETRMGEFCMNEEFSEPPLQGKVRLLAHSYTPWQYYKKAFSPAEALMKGTLFPELYGVYEIPN